A single window of Solea solea chromosome 9, fSolSol10.1, whole genome shotgun sequence DNA harbors:
- the ctns gene encoding cystinosin produces the protein MTALAQRCFSAQLLLLLLWTLPNISESRVYLFAPDAITLEQHSEANISITSSSPLNLSAVIELNITSTSNSNSSYVITVPEQVLLPAETTSVSFNVAAHSVGQVTTHLLSNNTDFNSPSVRIRFMVIHSKILFVVSEIIGWIYFLAWSVSFYPQAWENWRRKSVVGLNFDFLALNLTGFIAYSVFNIGLFWVPYIQEEFIQQNPNGINPVAASDVFFSLHAVLLCVVYACQAAVYERGGQKISWTARFLLLVAWTFALVSLFVAVAKKISWLDYLYYFSYIKLAITLVKYVPQAYMNYRRQSTEGWSIGNVMLDFTGGILSILQMLLQSYNNDEWRLIFGDPTKFGLGLFSVVFDIIFMTQHYCLYRHSSTYNRLPVLETEH, from the exons ATGACTGCTTTGGCCCAGCGCTGTTTCtctgctcagctgctgctgctgctgttgtggacTCTGCCCAACATCTCTG AGTCCAGAGTGTATTTGTTTGCTCCTGATGCCATCACATTGGAGCAACACTCTGAAGCCAACATCTCCATTACCTCCAG TTCCCCTCTCAacctgtcagctgtgattgaGCTCAACATCACGTCCACCTCCAATTCCAATTCCTCGTACGTGATTACAGTGCCTGAGCAG GTGCTGTTGCCAGCCGAGACGACCTCGGTCAGTTTCAACGTGGCGGCTCATAGCGTGGGTCAGGTGACCACGCACCTGCTCAGCAACAACACAGACTTCAACAG tcCGTCCGTCAGGATCCGCTTCATGGTCATCCACAGCAAAATCCTCTTTGTGGTCAGTGAGATCATCGGCTGGATTTACTTCCTGGCCTGGTCGGTGTCATTCTACCCACAAGCCTGGGAGaactggaggaggaaaag tgtTGTAGGCCTGAACTTTGACTTCCTGGCCCTGAACCTGACTGGCTTCATTGCGTACAGTGTCTTTAATATCGGGCTGTTCTGGGTTCCGTATATACAG gagGAGTTTATACAGCAGAATCCAAATGGAATTAACCCTGTCGCTGCCAGTGACGTCTTCTTCAGTCTTcatgctgtgctgctgtgtgtggttTACGCCTGCCAGGCTGCTGTGTATGAG AGAGGTGGTCAGAAGATCTCGTGGACGGCTCGGTTCCTGCTGCTCGTTGCATGGACGTTTGCTCTGGTCAGTTTGTTTGTGGCTGTGGCTAAAAAGATCAGCTGGTTGGATTATCTCTACTATTTCTCCTACATTAAACTGGCCATCACTCTGGTTAAATATGTGCcacag gcgTATATGAACTACAGGAGACAGAGCACTGAGGGCTGGAGTATTGGTAATGTGATGTTGGACTTCACAGGAGGAATCCTTAGTATCCTACAGATGCTTTTACAGTCGTACAACAATG ACGAGTGGAGGCTGATATTTGGTGACCCTACCAAGTTCGGTCTGGGCCTTTTCTCCGTGGTGTTCGACATCATCTTCATGACTCAGCACTATTGCCTCTACAGACATTCATCCACCTACAACAGGCTCCCAGTCCTGGAAACGGAACACTGA
- the dohh gene encoding deoxyhypusine hydroxylase → MASVEQVDTIGQVLVDPGLNLTRRFRALFTLRSLGGAKAITWISKAFTDESALLKHELAYCLGQMQDKQAIPTLTAVLKDTQQEPMVRHEAGEALGAIGDPVVLDLLKEYSQDPVIEVAETCQLAVRRLEWLQNGGEKQLEEEKSTDKNPYLSVDPAPPAASKSVSELRSILLDETLPLFERYRAMFALRNLGSEDAVLALGDGLQCSSALFRHEIGYVLGQMQHPAAVPSLSAALERPEENPMVRHEAAEALGSIGKDDCLTVLQRYREDEERVVKESCEVALDMLEYENSEQFQYADELVRLQG, encoded by the exons ATGGCCAGTGTGGAGCAGGTGGACACAATAGGACAGGTTCTGGTGGACCCAGGACTGAACCTGACCCGGCGGTTCAGAGCCTTATTTACCCTGAGGAGCCTGGGAG GTGCTAAAGCTATAACTTGGATCAGTAAGGCGTTCACTGATGAGTCTGCCCTGCTGAAGCATGAGCTGGCCTACTGTCTGGGTCAGATGCAAGACAAACAGGCCATCCCCACTCTGACTGCTGTTCTCAAAGACACACAGCAGGAGCCCATGGTTCGGCATGAAGCAG gGGAGGCTCTAGGAGCGATTGGTGATCCTGTGGTTCTGGATCTACTGAAAGAGTACAGCCAGGACCCGGTCATTGAG GTTGCAGAGACGTGTCAGTTGGCTGTTCGTCGCTTGGAGTGGCTGCAGAATGGAGGAGAGAAACAGTtggaagaagagaagagcaCGGATAAGAATCCATACCTCTCTGTAGaccctgctcctcctgcagcgAGCAAGAGTGTCTCAGAGCTCCGCTCCATACTCCTCGACGAGACTCTGCCACTGTTTGAACGCTACCGCGCCATGTTTGCCCTGCGTAACCTGGGCAGTGAGGACGCCGTCCTGGCACTGGGAGATG GCCTGCAGTGCTCGAGTGCTCTGTTCCGTCACGAGATCGGCTACGTCCTGGGTCAGATGCAGCACCCGGCAGCCGTCCCGTCCCTGAGCGCAGCCCTGGAGCGTCCCGAAGAGAACCCCATGGTCCGACACGAGGCGGCAGAGGCCCTGGGCTCCATCGGCAAAGACGACTGTCTGACCGTGCTGCAGCGTTACCGTGAAGATGAAGAACGTGTCGTCAAGGAGAGCTGCGAGGTGGCTCTGGACATGCTGGAGTACGAGAACAGTGAACAGTTCCAGTACGCAGACGAGCTGGTCAGGCTACAGGGTTAA